In one Sander lucioperca isolate FBNREF2018 chromosome 7, SLUC_FBN_1.2, whole genome shotgun sequence genomic region, the following are encoded:
- the anapc13 gene encoding anaphase-promoting complex subunit 13 — protein MDSEIQRDGRVLDLTDDAWREDRLPYEDVTIPLSELPEAEQDNGGSTESVKEQEMKWTDLALQSLHENTPSTGS, from the exons ATGGACAGTGAAATCCAACGAGATGGGAGAGTCCTGGACCTCACTGATGACGCCTGGAGGGAAGACAGACTGCCGTATGAAGATGTCACCATCCCTCTG AGTGAGTTGCCTGAGGCTGAGCAGGACAACGGAGGCTCCACAGAGTCTGTGAAAGAACAAGAGATGAAGTGGACAGACCTCGCCCTGCAGAGCCTGCATGAAAACACGCCGAGCACCGGCAGCTGA
- the rspry1 gene encoding RING finger and SPRY domain-containing protein 1: MIVATWITFCACRSLAQVLIFLSSSNSLSPFWETLVTVVSGTGTMGNSCVCREDSDVEDNHHGSSRATRGQARRVDHGTGVGVDAGEARSSRPRDPVRPPRRGRGPHEPRRKKQNVDGLVLDTLAVIRTLVDNDQEPPYSMITLHEMAETDDGWLEVVQSLIRVIPLHDPLGPAVITLLLDECPLPTKDALQKLSDMLSLSSAVARQDALIPAKHRNTTAVLGCLAEKLAGPASIGLLSPGTLEYLLESLSSEAHPTVMLFALIALEKFSQTSENKLTVSESCISNRLAVLESWAEHPDYLKRQVGFCSQWSLDNLFLKDGRQFTYEKVNLSNINAMLNSNDVSEYLKISPSGLEARCDASSFESVRCTFCVDSGVWYYEVTVITSGVMQIGWATKDSKFLNHEGYGIGDDEYSCAYDGCRQLIWYNARSKPHSHPCWKEGDAIGFLLDLSKKQMIFFLNGHQLPPEKQVFSSATSGFFAAASFMSYQQCEFNFGAKPFRHPPSVKFSTFNDFASLLPSEKIILPRHRRLALLKQVSIRDNCCTLCCDVMADTELRPCGHGGMCMECALQLETCPLCRQDIQTRVRLIAHVS; the protein is encoded by the exons ATGATAGTAGCCACCTGGATCACTTTTTGTGCTTGCAGGAGCCTAGCACAGGTTCTGATCTTCCTTTCCTCCTCAAACTCCCTTTCCCCATTCTGGGAGACCCTTGTCACTGTGGTCTCTGGCACTGGAACCATGGGTAACAGCTGTGTGTGCCGGGAGGATAGTGACGTGGAGGATAATCACCATGGGTCATCGAGGGCAACTCGAGGACAAGCTAGGCGGGTGGATCACGGTACAGGCGTAGGTGTTGATGCCGGAGAGGCGCGGAGCAGTCGACCCAGGGACCCAGTCAGGCCGCCACGCAGAGGGCGAGGGCCCCATGAGCCAAGACGGAAGAAACAGAATGTGGATGGCCTGGTGCTGGACACATTGGCTGTCATCAGGACACTTGTAGACAA TGACCAAGAGCCCCCTTACTCCATGATCACATTGCACGAGATGGCTGAGACag ATGATGGTTGGCTGGAGGTTGTCCAGTCTCTGATTCGAGTGATCCCATTGCACGATCCGCTTGGCCCTGCAGTCATAACCCTTCTATTGGATGAGTGTCCCCTGCCCACCAAG GATGCTCTCCAGAAACTGTCTGACATGTTGAGTCTGAGTTCGGCTGTAGCACGACAGGACGCTCTAATCCCggctaaacacagaaacaccaCAGCTGTCCTAGGATGCCTGGCAGAGAAACTGGCTG gtCCGGCTAGTATTGGATTGTTGAGCCCTGGAACCCTTGAGTACCTTCTAGAGAGCCTG AGCTCCGAGGCCCACCCTACTGTcatgctgtttgctctcattgCTTTGGAGAAGTTCTCCCAGACCA GTGAGAACAAACTGACGGTGTCTGAGTCGTGTATCAGCAATCGACTCGCTGTCCTGGAGTCGTGGGCAGAGCACCCTGACTACCTGAAGAGGCAGGTCGGATTCTGCTCACAGTGGAGCCTCGACAACCTGT TCCTCAAGGATGGTCGTCAGTTCACCTACGAGAAGGTAAACCTCTCAAATATCAACGCCATGCTCAACAGCAACGATGTCAGCGAGTACCTTAAGATCTCCCCTTCTGGACTAGAG GCACGATGTGATGCCTCGTCCTTTGAGAGCGTGCGTTGTACATTCTGCGTAGATTCAGGCGTTTGGTACTACGAGGTGACGGTCATTACATCTGGCGTGATGCAAATCGGATGGGCCACCAAGGACAGCAAGTTCCTCAACCAT gagGGTTACGGGATAGGAGACGATGAATACTCATGTGCGTATGATGGCTGCAGGCAGCTCATCTGGTACAACGCTCGCAGTAAACCTCACTCTCACCCCTGCTGGAAAGAGG GAGATGCCATCGGCTTCCTGTTGGACCTCAGCAAGAAGCAGATGATCTTCTTTCTGAATGGACATCAGCTGCCGCCAGAGAAACAGGTCTTCTCTTCAGCCAC GTCCGGTTTCTTTGCGGCAGCCAGCTTTATGTCATACCAGCAGTGTGAGTTTAACTTTGGGGCCAAGCCTTTCCGTCACCCACCTTCTGTCAAGTTCAGCACCTTCAATGATTTTGCTTCACTGCTGCCTAGTGAAAAGATCATCCTACCCAG ACACCGGCGTCTGGCCTTACTAAAGCAGGTTAGCATCCGAGACAACTGCTGCACGCTGTGTTGTGACGTCATGGCTGACACGGAGCTGCGGCCCTGTGGACATGG TGGTATGTGTATGGAGTGTGCCTTACAGTTAGAGACGTGCCCCCTGTGCCGCCAGGACATCCAGACCCGCGTTAGACTCATTGCACATGTCTCCTGA